A stretch of DNA from Ferviditalea candida:
CGTTTAGGCTTTCCGCCATCAGCTGCCGAGTGTTGTAAAACTCGTCAATGAGAGAAGGATGCACATAAATGGTGACATAACCGCCGTACATATCGTTAAAGGAAGGAATCCGGTCTGTCAAATAATCCTCGGCAGTGATTCCCAATACATCCGCCTTGATCCGGACGAGCGTATCCTTGCTGACCAGAACGACCGGCCTGGGATCATCCTTTTGTTTTTCTTCCGTATCGTAATTCAGGGCTACCGACAAAATGCGGTTGTCATTTGTCATTTCCCCGAACAATTCCTGCGTTTTATTAAAGCTTTTATGATTTAATTCAACCTTGATGCTGCCGCCTGTTTCCAGAGCCACCCCATCATAGAGCCGTCCTTTGGCCCGGAGGCCGTCCAGCAATCTGGAGACATACCGGGCGTTTCGTCCGATTTCATCGATATTGCGCTTTTTCGAATCGATTTCCTCCAAAACTACCGCAGGAATTACCACCTCATTATCCTCAAAACTGTAAACGGAATTAGGGTCATGCAGTAGAACGTTCGTATCGAGCACAAATACTTTTTTCATAGAATTCCCTCCATATTGGTTTTGGACGGCTGGGCTGTGAAGTCGGATACATAGATTCCTGCCGTAAGGGTAAACTATCCTTCAGAAAAAAGGTTGAGAAAGGACGATACTCCATGCGATATTCGGTTTTGATGTTGGTGCTCCTGCTAGTTCTGGCAGGCTGCAATCGAAATACGGTGCGCGAACAATCATCACCCTCCCCAAATGATCATCAGCAGGTCAAAGTTCAACAAACTCAGAAAAGAGCGTCTCGCAATATTGCCAATCCGCAGACTGTGGCCAACAGGCTTGAGCAATTGGCCGTCAGCGTCCCGCAGGTCCGGAAAGCCACCTGCGTGGTCATCGGCAATACGGCCGTTGTAGGCATCGATGTTCAGGGCAATCTCGACCGATCGCGAGTCGGTACAATCAAATATTCTGTAGCCGAAGCGTTGCGGAAAGATCCCAACGGTGCAAATGCGCTTGTGACAGCAGACATGGATCTATACCATCGTCTCAGGGATCTGCGGAATTCGATCAATCGCGGCAAGCCGGTGGCCGGATTCGCCAACGAGATGGCGGACATTATCGGGAGAATCATGCCGCAGCTGCCGCAAAACGTGAATCCGCTGAACAACCCTCCGGCGAATACAGAAGATCGTTCCAAATTGAAAAATCGCAGCTTATGACATGAAAACAGAAAAA
This window harbors:
- a CDS encoding YhcN/YlaJ family sporulation lipoprotein, yielding MRYSVLMLVLLLVLAGCNRNTVREQSSPSPNDHQQVKVQQTQKRASRNIANPQTVANRLEQLAVSVPQVRKATCVVIGNTAVVGIDVQGNLDRSRVGTIKYSVAEALRKDPNGANALVTADMDLYHRLRDLRNSINRGKPVAGFANEMADIIGRIMPQLPQNVNPLNNPPANTEDRSKLKNRSL